The Mycobacterium seoulense genome has a window encoding:
- a CDS encoding Na+/H+ antiporter, with amino-acid sequence MFGLVLIVALVSTVILGTVIGRRYRVGPPVLLIVLGTLLGLVPSFAHVHINGEIVLLLFLPAILYWEGLNTSFREIRANARIIVFLSVALVIATAVAVSWTARAMGMDSHAAAVLGAVLSPTDAAAVAGLAKKLPRRSVTVLKAESLINDGTALVLFAVTVHVAIGGSAITPVDLVGRFVGSYLGGIAAGLLVGGAATLLRKRIDAPQEEMALSLLTPFAAFLLAQSMDCSGVVAVMVAALVLAYAGPVVIRARSRLQAYAFWDSATFLLNGSLWVFVGVQIPGALHGIAGVDGGIRNALLIALAVTAVVILSRIFWGELTVLLIRLIDRREAQRERRVNWRQRFVTAWAGFRGAVSLAAALAVPATTLSGAPFPDRSLLIFIVVVVILVTVLVQGSTLPAVVRWAKMPEDLAHSEELQLARTRGARAALDALPTVADEVGIGDDLRRRLQKEYEEKAALALATEDASTNTHLVKKKELVRRVRLGVLDSKRQEITALRNQNLIDDIVLRELQNDMDLEEVQLLDAADDE; translated from the coding sequence GTGTTTGGCCTCGTCCTGATCGTCGCGCTCGTTTCCACCGTCATCCTCGGGACGGTCATCGGCCGGCGCTATCGCGTGGGTCCCCCGGTGCTGCTCATCGTCCTCGGCACGCTGCTGGGTCTGGTGCCCAGTTTCGCTCACGTGCACATCAACGGTGAGATCGTGTTGCTGTTGTTCCTGCCGGCGATCCTCTACTGGGAGGGCCTGAACACCAGCTTCCGCGAGATCCGGGCGAACGCGCGCATCATCGTTTTTCTCAGTGTCGCCCTGGTGATCGCGACGGCCGTGGCGGTGTCGTGGACGGCGCGGGCGATGGGCATGGACTCGCATGCGGCGGCCGTCCTGGGCGCCGTGCTCTCCCCCACCGACGCCGCCGCGGTGGCCGGCTTGGCGAAGAAGCTGCCACGCCGGTCGGTCACCGTGCTGAAGGCCGAGAGTCTCATCAACGACGGCACGGCCCTGGTGCTCTTCGCCGTCACCGTCCACGTCGCGATCGGCGGATCGGCGATCACGCCGGTCGACCTGGTCGGCCGCTTCGTCGGCTCCTACCTGGGCGGCATCGCCGCCGGGCTGCTGGTCGGCGGCGCGGCCACGCTGCTGCGCAAGAGAATCGACGCCCCCCAGGAGGAAATGGCGTTGAGCCTGTTGACGCCGTTTGCGGCGTTCTTGCTGGCCCAAAGCATGGACTGCAGCGGGGTGGTCGCGGTCATGGTCGCGGCCTTGGTGCTCGCCTACGCCGGGCCGGTGGTGATCCGCGCGCGGTCCCGCCTGCAGGCCTACGCGTTCTGGGACAGCGCGACCTTCCTGCTCAACGGCTCGTTGTGGGTGTTCGTCGGCGTCCAGATACCCGGGGCGCTGCACGGCATCGCCGGCGTCGACGGCGGGATTCGCAACGCCTTGTTGATCGCGCTCGCCGTCACCGCCGTGGTGATTCTGTCGCGCATTTTCTGGGGCGAGCTCACCGTGCTGCTGATCCGGCTGATCGACCGCCGAGAGGCGCAGCGCGAACGTCGCGTCAACTGGCGTCAACGCTTCGTCACCGCCTGGGCGGGATTCCGCGGGGCCGTTTCGCTGGCTGCGGCGCTGGCTGTCCCGGCCACCACGCTCAGCGGCGCGCCCTTCCCCGACCGCAGCCTGCTCATCTTCATCGTGGTGGTCGTCATCCTGGTGACCGTGCTGGTGCAGGGCAGCACGCTGCCTGCCGTCGTGCGCTGGGCGAAGATGCCCGAGGACCTCGCCCACTCCGAAGAATTGCAACTGGCCCGCACCCGGGGGGCGCGGGCCGCCCTCGACGCGCTACCGACGGTCGCCGACGAAGTCGGCATCGGCGACGACCTGCGGCGCCGGCTGCAGAAGGAATACGAGGAGAAGGCCGCGCTGGCCCTGGCCACCGAGGACGCTTCGACGAACACCCACCTGGTCAAGAAAAAGGAGCTGGTGCGCCGGGTGCGACTCGGCGTCCTCGACAGCAAGCGCCAGGAGATCACCGCGCTGCGCAACCAGAACCTCATCGACGACATCGTGCTGCGCGAGCTGCAGAACGACATGGACCTCGAGGAAGTGCAACTGCTCGACGCCGCCGACGACGAATAG
- a CDS encoding AAA family ATPase, protein MLQTVAIRGYRSLREVILPLGRLSVVTGANGAGKSSLYRALRLLADCGRGEVIASLAREGGLQSALWAGPEELKGARRTGKAQGTVRTRPVSLELGFAADDFGYLVDLGIPVSAGRADSAFVRDPEIKREALFAGPVLRTGTTLVRRAASFVEVSADTGRGFDELSRSLPLYRSVLAEYAHPHALPELAAVRERLRGWRFYDGFRVDADAPARHPQVGTRTPVLADDGSNLAAAIQTIIEAGIEGLGNAVAEAFDGATISVAVHDGLFDLQLRQRGMLRPLRSAELSDGTLRFLLWAAALSSPQAPSLMVLNEPETSLHPELVRPLAGLIRAAAARTQVLVVTHSGALLEFLDTVPVAEADCFDGAVEIELYKEWGETRVAGQGLLSTPPWDWGKR, encoded by the coding sequence ATGTTGCAGACGGTGGCGATCCGCGGATACCGCTCGCTGCGCGAGGTGATCCTGCCGCTGGGTCGGCTGTCGGTGGTCACCGGCGCCAACGGCGCCGGAAAGTCGTCGCTGTACCGCGCATTGCGGCTGCTCGCCGATTGCGGGCGCGGCGAGGTGATCGCCTCGCTCGCCCGCGAGGGCGGCCTGCAGTCCGCGCTGTGGGCCGGACCGGAGGAACTCAAGGGCGCCCGCCGGACCGGGAAGGCCCAGGGCACCGTGCGGACCCGTCCGGTATCCCTTGAATTAGGCTTTGCCGCAGACGATTTCGGCTATCTGGTCGACCTGGGGATCCCGGTGTCAGCGGGACGAGCCGACTCGGCCTTCGTCCGCGATCCAGAGATCAAGCGCGAGGCGTTGTTCGCCGGACCGGTGTTGCGCACCGGCACGACGCTGGTGCGCCGCGCCGCGAGCTTCGTCGAGGTCAGCGCCGACACCGGCCGCGGATTCGACGAGCTGTCCCGGTCCCTGCCGTTGTATCGCAGCGTGCTGGCCGAGTACGCCCACCCGCACGCGCTTCCCGAACTCGCCGCCGTGCGCGAGCGGCTGCGCGGCTGGCGGTTTTACGACGGCTTCCGAGTGGATGCGGACGCGCCCGCGCGCCACCCGCAGGTGGGAACGCGCACCCCGGTGCTCGCCGACGACGGCAGCAACCTGGCCGCCGCGATCCAGACGATCATCGAGGCGGGCATCGAAGGCCTGGGAAACGCGGTCGCCGAGGCCTTCGACGGCGCCACGATCTCGGTCGCCGTTCACGACGGGCTGTTCGACCTGCAGCTGCGGCAGCGCGGCATGCTGCGTCCGCTGCGCTCGGCCGAATTGTCCGACGGCACATTGCGATTCCTGCTGTGGGCCGCCGCGTTGTCGAGCCCGCAGGCGCCGTCGCTCATGGTGCTCAACGAGCCGGAGACGTCGCTGCACCCGGAGTTGGTGCGTCCGCTCGCGGGGCTGATCCGCGCCGCCGCCGCGCGGACGCAGGTCCTGGTCGTCACGCATTCGGGCGCCCTGCTCGAATTCCTCGACACCGTGCCGGTGGCCGAGGCCGACTGTTTCGACGGAGCCGTCGAGATCGAGCTGTACAAGGAGTGGGGCGAGACGCGCGTCGCGGGTCAGGGCCTGCTGAGCACGCCCCCGTGGGACTGGGGCAAGCGCTAG
- a CDS encoding glycosyltransferase gives MRVVQVANFYGPRSGGLRTAVDRLGAEYCASGHEVFLIVPGQRAERSQLRTGVVRITLPARLIPLTGGYRAVLPGPVKALLQALRPDALEVSDRLTLRSLGRWGRDHGATTVMISHERLDRLVGQILPRRVAVKFADLANARTAADYDTVVCTTGFAREEFDRIGATNTVTVPLGVDLQTFHPRRHSYLVRRRWASPTQLLVVHCGRLSVEKRVDRSIDAIGELRHAGVDARLVVVGEGPLRSRLERQAARLPVDFTGFVSDRHTVAGLLASADVTLAPGPHETFGLAALESLACGTPAVVSRTSALTEIITPDSGASADNHPAAIARAVSAVTSRPEHHRRVSARRRAEDFTWHRAATGMLASLGAPTLDTGDAEHTA, from the coding sequence ATGCGTGTTGTACAGGTCGCCAATTTCTATGGCCCTCGCTCCGGCGGCCTTCGCACCGCGGTGGACCGGCTGGGCGCCGAATACTGTGCCAGCGGCCACGAGGTGTTCCTGATCGTTCCCGGTCAGCGCGCCGAGCGCAGCCAGCTGCGCACCGGCGTCGTGCGAATCACTCTGCCGGCACGGCTGATTCCCCTCACCGGCGGCTATCGCGCGGTGCTGCCCGGGCCGGTCAAGGCGCTGCTGCAGGCACTGCGGCCCGACGCGCTGGAGGTCTCCGACCGGCTCACGCTGCGATCACTCGGCCGGTGGGGCCGCGACCATGGCGCCACGACGGTCATGATCTCGCACGAGCGGCTGGATCGCCTTGTGGGACAAATACTTCCGCGCCGCGTCGCGGTCAAGTTCGCCGACCTGGCCAACGCGCGCACCGCGGCCGACTACGACACGGTGGTGTGCACCACCGGATTCGCGCGTGAGGAATTCGACCGCATCGGCGCGACGAATACCGTGACCGTCCCGCTGGGCGTGGATTTACAGACCTTTCACCCGCGCCGGCACTCGTATCTGGTGCGGCGGCGTTGGGCCTCGCCGACACAACTGCTGGTGGTCCATTGCGGCCGGCTGTCGGTGGAAAAGCGCGTCGACCGCAGCATCGACGCGATCGGCGAGTTGCGCCACGCCGGGGTCGATGCCCGGCTCGTCGTCGTGGGCGAGGGGCCGTTGCGGTCCAGGCTGGAACGGCAGGCCGCCCGGCTGCCGGTCGACTTCACCGGTTTCGTCTCCGATCGACACACGGTGGCCGGTCTGCTGGCCTCGGCCGACGTGACGCTGGCTCCCGGGCCGCACGAGACATTCGGGCTGGCGGCGCTGGAATCGCTGGCCTGCGGGACCCCGGCGGTCGTCTCGCGGACTTCGGCGCTGACCGAGATCATCACCCCGGACAGCGGGGCGTCGGCCGACAACCACCCCGCCGCGATCGCGCGGGCGGTCAGCGCGGTCACCAGTCGTCCCGAACACCACCGCCGTGTCTCTGCGCGTCGTCGCGCCGAAGACTTCACCTGGCACCGGGCGGCGACGGGCATGCTGGCATCGTTGGGTGCGCCCACCCTGGACACGGGCGACGCCGAACACACCGCGTAG
- a CDS encoding TetR/AcrR family transcriptional regulator gives MPRVVKHPDVRRAELLDRAAELFLRDGYDNVSLNDLIADAGVSKGAFYHWFPSKDALVAALAERSARAAFAGVEDAVAACGGDALARLNALLRAGFDVKMKMNVPEQLAAMASLLRPDNAHLYGRITAVDEALVRPLLTRLIDEGVVEGVFDTFDPEGVADMIYGLAARTNATIVAVLEAPDESARERAIDSMTKRFTLHGLAIDRILGLPDGSVTTLTRAQAEALVSALPRAY, from the coding sequence GTGCCTCGGGTAGTTAAGCATCCCGACGTTCGTCGCGCGGAGTTGCTTGATCGGGCGGCGGAGCTGTTTCTGCGTGATGGATATGACAACGTCAGCCTCAACGATCTGATCGCCGACGCTGGAGTCTCCAAAGGTGCTTTCTACCATTGGTTTCCGTCGAAGGACGCGTTGGTTGCGGCCTTGGCCGAGCGCAGCGCGCGGGCCGCGTTCGCCGGTGTCGAGGACGCGGTCGCCGCGTGTGGTGGTGACGCGCTGGCCCGGCTGAACGCGTTGCTACGGGCCGGGTTCGACGTCAAGATGAAGATGAATGTGCCGGAGCAGCTGGCCGCGATGGCGTCGTTGCTGCGACCCGACAACGCCCATCTGTACGGACGGATAACCGCCGTCGACGAAGCGCTGGTCCGGCCCCTGCTGACGCGCCTGATCGATGAGGGGGTCGTCGAGGGTGTCTTCGACACCTTCGATCCCGAAGGCGTCGCCGACATGATCTACGGCCTTGCCGCGCGCACCAACGCGACCATCGTCGCGGTATTAGAGGCACCCGACGAGTCGGCCAGGGAGCGCGCGATCGACAGCATGACAAAACGATTCACGCTGCACGGCCTCGCCATCGACCGCATCCTCGGGCTACCGGACGGAAGCGTCACGACGCTCACGCGAGCACAGGCCGAAGCGCTGGTTTCCGCGCTGCCCAGAGCCTATTAG
- a CDS encoding sulfurtransferase, with protein MTARDQVLISVAELAGLIEAGDPVTILDVRWRLDEPDGRPAYLEGHIPGAVYASLEDELTDHAIAGRGRHPLPSGSSLQAAARRWGIRQGSAVVVYDDWNRAGSARAWWVLTTAGLPDVRILDGGLAAWRATGRSLESGPVTPPPGNVAVPHDDLYAGSLPTLTAAQASAAGLTLLDARAPERFRGEVEPIDPAAGHIPGATNLPSTAVLAADGTFVGDDALTRLLADRGIERDGTLGAYCGSGVTASVTVAALAALGLDAALFPGSWSEWCSDPGRAVARGPE; from the coding sequence GTGACAGCCCGGGACCAGGTGTTGATCAGCGTCGCGGAACTGGCCGGCCTCATCGAGGCCGGCGATCCGGTGACCATCCTCGATGTCCGGTGGCGCCTCGACGAGCCGGACGGGCGGCCGGCATACCTGGAGGGCCACATACCCGGCGCGGTGTACGCCTCCCTCGAGGACGAACTCACCGACCACGCGATCGCAGGACGCGGCCGTCATCCGCTGCCGTCGGGAAGCAGTCTGCAGGCAGCCGCGCGCCGGTGGGGAATCCGGCAGGGCTCGGCGGTGGTGGTTTACGACGACTGGAATCGCGCGGGTTCTGCGCGCGCCTGGTGGGTGTTGACGACGGCCGGGCTGCCCGACGTCCGCATCCTGGACGGCGGGCTGGCCGCCTGGCGAGCGACCGGTCGAAGCCTAGAATCCGGCCCAGTCACACCGCCACCCGGGAATGTGGCTGTGCCCCATGATGATCTGTACGCGGGGAGCCTGCCTACCCTGACCGCCGCGCAAGCGAGCGCCGCTGGTTTGACGCTGCTCGATGCGCGGGCGCCCGAACGCTTCCGCGGCGAGGTTGAACCGATCGATCCCGCCGCCGGTCACATCCCCGGTGCCACGAACCTGCCGAGCACCGCGGTCCTGGCCGCCGACGGCACGTTCGTCGGTGACGACGCGCTCACCCGACTGCTCGCCGACCGCGGGATCGAACGCGACGGCACGTTGGGCGCCTACTGCGGCTCGGGCGTGACGGCCAGTGTCACGGTCGCCGCGCTCGCGGCGCTGGGCTTAGACGCGGCGCTGTTTCCCGGGTCGTGGTCCGAGTGGTGTTCGGATCCGGGCCGCGCGGTCGCCCGCGGCCCCGAGTGA
- a CDS encoding 5'-methylthioadenosine/S-adenosylhomocysteine nucleosidase family protein, translating into MGGAGGGERRTLVLSAFPAEADAVLSHTALDPDPVVIVDRRHFYLGSIAGKNVIVAMTGIGLVNAVDTTEAALARFGIGAVVFSGVAGGGARARIADVAVPARWTQDSGSTFRPVDPTMLATAETLSVAMESAARRIDLRRRPQIVVGGDGCSWDNNNGVAFPCIPNGGDVFGCQPRTAPDRSFRYTGNFRHAAGRWVRSALISNLNIVSTADPAFDATDMETAAAHAVADAHGVPFLGIRGITDGPGDPLRLPGFPFQFFCYKRIAAANAARVTAAFLQSWAGA; encoded by the coding sequence ATGGGTGGTGCGGGTGGCGGCGAACGGCGCACGTTGGTGCTGTCGGCCTTTCCGGCCGAAGCCGACGCGGTGCTGTCGCACACCGCGCTCGATCCCGACCCGGTGGTGATCGTCGACCGCCGGCACTTCTACCTCGGCTCGATCGCCGGCAAGAACGTGATCGTGGCGATGACCGGCATCGGTCTGGTGAACGCCGTCGACACCACCGAGGCCGCGTTGGCCCGTTTCGGCATTGGCGCGGTGGTGTTTTCGGGCGTCGCCGGCGGGGGGGCGCGGGCGAGGATCGCGGATGTGGCCGTGCCGGCGCGGTGGACACAGGACAGCGGCAGCACGTTTCGTCCGGTTGATCCCACCATGTTGGCGACGGCCGAAACGCTCTCTGTCGCAATGGAAAGTGCCGCCCGGAGGATCGATCTGCGGCGCCGGCCGCAAATCGTGGTGGGCGGCGACGGTTGCAGCTGGGACAACAACAACGGCGTGGCGTTCCCCTGCATCCCGAACGGCGGCGACGTCTTCGGCTGCCAACCCCGCACTGCGCCCGATCGGTCATTCCGATACACCGGCAACTTCCGGCATGCGGCCGGCCGCTGGGTGCGAAGCGCCCTGATCAGCAACCTGAACATCGTCTCGACGGCGGACCCGGCGTTTGATGCGACGGACATGGAGACCGCGGCCGCGCACGCGGTCGCCGATGCCCACGGCGTTCCCTTCCTCGGCATCCGCGGCATCACGGATGGGCCGGGCGATCCGCTTCGCTTGCCGGGCTTTCCGTTTCAGTTCTTCTGCTACAAGCGGATCGCGGCGGCCAACGCGGCCCGGGTAACCGCGGCCTTCCTGCAGAGCTGGGCCGGGGCCTGA
- a CDS encoding alpha/beta hydrolase, whose translation MLEVLERTPRGESRKPPVLFVHGAWHGAWCWDEHFLDFFADKGHRALAVSLRGHGQSPAPRSMRFCSIADFVADVAAVADGLPERPVVVGHSLGGFVVQKYLESHTPAAAVLLASAPPNGILGFLARRLKRHPWYTASGLAMTRSLRGVGATPELARETFFSQSHSDADVARYAAALCEEYALKIAIDMLWLHLPRPHLVTTPLLVLGAEDDVCFTEQEVRATAAAYHTDAEIFPKMSHDMMLDPGWRAVAERIHAWLETCVPAS comes from the coding sequence ATGCTCGAAGTGCTCGAACGAACGCCCCGCGGCGAATCCCGTAAGCCGCCGGTGCTATTCGTGCACGGTGCCTGGCATGGCGCCTGGTGTTGGGACGAGCATTTCCTGGACTTCTTCGCGGACAAGGGCCACCGGGCGCTGGCGGTGAGCCTTCGGGGTCACGGACAGAGCCCGGCACCCAGATCGATGCGGTTCTGCTCGATCGCGGACTTCGTCGCCGATGTCGCCGCGGTTGCCGACGGCCTGCCCGAACGGCCGGTAGTAGTCGGCCACTCCCTGGGCGGCTTCGTGGTGCAGAAGTACCTGGAGTCGCACACCCCCGCCGCCGCCGTACTGCTCGCTTCCGCACCTCCCAACGGCATCCTGGGATTCTTGGCGCGCAGGCTCAAGCGACACCCGTGGTACACCGCCAGCGGCCTGGCCATGACCAGGTCGTTGCGCGGTGTCGGTGCCACACCGGAATTGGCCCGCGAGACGTTCTTCTCGCAGTCGCACTCCGACGCCGACGTGGCGCGCTATGCCGCGGCACTCTGCGAGGAGTACGCCCTGAAGATCGCAATCGACATGCTATGGCTGCACCTGCCCAGGCCGCACCTCGTCACCACCCCGCTGTTGGTGCTGGGGGCCGAAGACGACGTCTGCTTCACGGAGCAGGAAGTGCGGGCAACCGCCGCCGCCTACCACACCGACGCGGAAATCTTCCCTAAGATGAGCCACGACATGATGCTCGACCCCGGGTGGCGTGCCGTCGCCGAACGAATCCACGCGTGGCTCGAAACATGTGTGCCCGCAAGTTGA
- a CDS encoding SDR family NAD(P)-dependent oxidoreductase translates to MTGRLDGKVAVITGASTGLGPVLGSRFVGEGAKVLLAARREELVREAAAAAGPGAIAMRADVTDEDDVAAMVARAVDEFGQVDILCNNAAAPGQDRWIWEQTLDNWNATFAIDVTAAMLCTREVLNRSMLARRRGVILNFSSTAGYSGIVRKSHYVTAKASLRAFTKAVALEVGPYGIRCNCIVPGSIDTELWRRWVQRTADERGVDFATQRAKAVKGVALQDISTPDDVAGLALFLASDESRTITGQSIPVDAGGYMQG, encoded by the coding sequence ATGACGGGCCGGCTCGACGGCAAGGTCGCGGTCATCACCGGGGCCAGCACCGGTCTGGGACCCGTGCTGGGGTCGCGGTTCGTCGGTGAAGGCGCCAAGGTGTTGCTGGCGGCGCGGCGCGAAGAACTCGTCCGCGAGGCCGCCGCAGCGGCCGGCCCCGGTGCCATCGCGATGCGTGCGGACGTGACCGACGAGGATGACGTCGCGGCCATGGTGGCGCGCGCCGTCGACGAGTTCGGCCAGGTCGACATCTTGTGCAACAACGCCGCCGCCCCCGGACAGGACCGCTGGATCTGGGAACAGACCCTGGACAACTGGAATGCCACGTTCGCCATCGACGTCACCGCGGCAATGCTGTGCACCCGGGAGGTGCTCAACCGGTCGATGCTGGCGCGCCGTCGCGGCGTCATCCTCAACTTCTCCTCCACGGCAGGCTATTCCGGCATCGTCCGCAAGAGCCATTACGTCACCGCCAAGGCGTCCCTCCGGGCGTTCACCAAGGCGGTGGCGTTAGAGGTGGGCCCCTACGGTATCCGGTGCAACTGCATCGTGCCCGGGTCCATCGATACGGAGCTGTGGCGCCGATGGGTGCAACGCACCGCCGACGAGCGCGGTGTCGACTTCGCCACCCAACGGGCCAAGGCCGTCAAAGGTGTTGCCCTGCAGGATATCTCCACGCCCGACGATGTCGCCGGCCTGGCGTTGTTCCTGGCCAGCGACGAAAGCCGGACCATCACCGGCCAATCGATTCCCGTCGACGCCGGGGGGTACATGCAGGGATGA
- a CDS encoding TIGR03619 family F420-dependent LLM class oxidoreductase — translation MSAPRLSVATPVVTMFPKASGEWEKHASIEDLARIAEAADKLGYHHLTCSEHIALPAAEAHRRGTRYWDPLATFGYLAARTRRIRLATNVLVLGYHHPLEIAKRYGTLDTVSGGRLILGVGVGSLKEEFDLIGASFDDRGPRGDDALRALRASLSVPEPAYHGEFYSFDGMVVDPCAVQQRVPIWIGGRTLRSLRRAATLADGWAPFNVSLHEARDWLSRFDLQPGFEVVLPPPAPLDPINEPERTTDAVGEAAAHGATIVPAVFRHTSPQHYLDNLQALAELHSPGGTA, via the coding sequence ATGAGCGCCCCACGACTCTCGGTGGCCACGCCCGTGGTGACGATGTTTCCGAAAGCCAGCGGCGAGTGGGAGAAACACGCCTCCATCGAGGACCTGGCCCGAATCGCCGAAGCCGCGGACAAACTCGGCTACCACCACCTGACCTGCAGCGAACACATCGCGCTGCCCGCGGCCGAGGCGCACCGGCGCGGCACCCGCTACTGGGATCCGCTGGCCACCTTCGGCTACCTGGCCGCGCGCACCCGACGAATCCGGTTGGCCACCAACGTGCTGGTGCTCGGATACCACCATCCACTCGAGATCGCCAAGCGCTATGGCACGCTGGATACGGTCAGCGGCGGCAGGCTGATCCTCGGTGTCGGCGTCGGCAGCCTCAAAGAGGAGTTCGACCTCATCGGCGCGTCTTTCGATGACCGCGGACCGCGCGGCGACGACGCGCTTAGGGCGCTGCGGGCGTCGCTGTCCGTTCCCGAACCCGCCTACCACGGCGAGTTCTACTCGTTCGACGGCATGGTGGTCGACCCGTGCGCGGTACAGCAGCGCGTCCCGATCTGGATCGGCGGCCGGACCCTGCGGTCGCTGCGCCGCGCCGCGACCCTGGCCGACGGCTGGGCGCCGTTCAACGTGAGCCTGCACGAAGCACGAGACTGGTTGAGCCGCTTCGACCTTCAGCCGGGATTCGAAGTCGTCCTGCCACCGCCGGCACCGCTGGACCCGATCAACGAACCGGAGCGGACGACCGACGCCGTCGGCGAAGCCGCCGCGCACGGCGCCACCATCGTGCCCGCCGTGTTCCGGCACACGTCGCCGCAGCACTATCTGGACAACCTGCAGGCGCTCGCCGAGCTGCACTCTCCCGGGGGCACCGCGTGA
- a CDS encoding lipoprotein LpqH: MANRYLLAAVGIALAAGLCGCSGKSGHPASTPSSSPVAVTTTVMVDGNKHTLTAGVDCTSSAAQPNASPPESGDLTTHISVHDDTASVSLALSDEKPPMVDGFAISLTLATGQYQLPYQATKSATQVQATKQGKSYTVTGTGEATTPGQSGTRPVTFGVHITCP, translated from the coding sequence ATGGCGAATCGATACCTGCTCGCGGCCGTCGGCATCGCGCTGGCCGCCGGCCTGTGCGGCTGCTCGGGCAAGAGCGGCCACCCGGCGTCGACCCCGAGTTCGAGTCCGGTTGCCGTGACCACGACCGTCATGGTCGACGGGAACAAACACACGCTGACCGCGGGAGTCGACTGCACCAGTTCGGCCGCGCAACCGAACGCGTCGCCGCCCGAATCGGGCGACCTCACCACCCACATCAGCGTGCACGACGACACGGCGTCCGTCTCGCTGGCCCTGTCGGACGAGAAACCGCCCATGGTCGACGGATTCGCGATCTCGCTCACGCTGGCCACCGGCCAGTATCAACTCCCCTATCAGGCGACCAAGTCCGCGACCCAGGTCCAGGCAACCAAGCAGGGCAAGAGTTACACGGTGACCGGGACGGGCGAAGCGACGACCCCCGGCCAAAGCGGCACGCGCCCGGTGACATTCGGGGTGCATATCACCTGCCCGTGA
- a CDS encoding alpha/beta fold hydrolase: MDIFAQWQTGGTELRWRSTTAANDAHEVAVFSRRCGTPGAPALVLVHGFPTSSIDYFALAGELGSEFDIYLLDFPGYGLSDKPAEPYAYSLYDDARLLVYAITQVWNLTEYRMLTHDRGSSVGMVALEMLAALDPPAVPVDLIVTNANIYLPLSNLTAFQTALLDPVTGRPTAAATTPELLASGLGASTFMPRRTLDDPEIAALAKCFAHNDGIRVLPDTIQYLHERAADETGWLEALSKSSVNTTVVWGLHDNVAPLRVPNHVWQAYLKTKPGRNRYWVVPGADHYLQCDAPAQLAEIVRLTAQGGDIPLQTLGDQPDGAVLVDQTAS, encoded by the coding sequence TTGGACATCTTCGCGCAATGGCAAACGGGCGGTACGGAACTGCGTTGGCGGTCGACGACCGCCGCCAACGACGCACACGAAGTCGCGGTGTTCAGTCGTCGCTGCGGCACACCCGGCGCCCCCGCCTTGGTGCTCGTGCACGGCTTCCCGACGTCGAGCATCGACTACTTCGCGCTGGCCGGTGAACTGGGCTCGGAGTTCGACATCTACCTGCTGGACTTTCCCGGCTACGGCCTGTCGGACAAACCGGCTGAGCCCTATGCGTATTCGCTCTACGACGACGCGCGTCTGCTCGTCTACGCGATCACCCAGGTGTGGAATCTGACCGAATACCGCATGCTCACCCATGACCGCGGCAGCAGCGTCGGCATGGTCGCGCTGGAGATGCTGGCGGCCCTGGATCCGCCGGCCGTACCCGTCGACCTCATCGTGACCAACGCCAACATCTACCTGCCCCTGTCCAACCTCACGGCGTTCCAGACCGCGTTGCTCGACCCCGTCACCGGGCGGCCCACCGCGGCCGCGACGACGCCGGAGTTGCTGGCCTCCGGCCTGGGAGCCAGCACCTTCATGCCGCGGCGGACACTGGACGACCCGGAGATCGCCGCGCTGGCGAAATGCTTTGCCCACAACGACGGAATCCGGGTGCTGCCCGACACCATCCAATACCTGCACGAGCGCGCCGCCGACGAAACCGGTTGGCTGGAAGCACTTTCCAAGAGCTCGGTCAACACCACCGTGGTGTGGGGGTTACACGACAACGTCGCGCCGCTGCGCGTCCCCAACCATGTCTGGCAGGCGTATCTGAAGACCAAGCCCGGCCGCAACCGCTACTGGGTGGTGCCGGGCGCCGACCACTACCTGCAATGCGACGCCCCCGCCCAGCTGGCCGAGATCGTCCGGCTGACGGCTCAGGGTGGGGACATTCCGCTGCAGACGCTGGGCGACCAGCCCGACGGCGCGGTCTTGGTGGACCAGACCGCTTCCTAG